The Clostridia bacterium DNA window ACGGGCACCAAAGACTTGGAGCGGCTCGGCCGCGGAACACCAGTGGGGAAGGAAGCTTCCAGAATGCGCCCTCATGGCGAAAAGACTCCAAGTTATAAAGCAAATTGCGCCTATATTTGGAGGAGAAGATTTGTCTTTGCGCCGAGTAACGCCGAGCGGCTGGCGCCGCCGAGAGGCGGTGTTGGAGCGAGGAAGCGGAGAGTCCGAGAGGCGGCATCCTCTCGGGACTTTTGGTACTTTTGGTCACAAAAGTACGCCCCCCCGGCAGGGGATCAGGAGTATTAGAACCTTGGTTCTAAAAATTTGTCCTTGCTTTCAAAGCAAGGGAAATGTTTCAAAAGCAGCGCTTTTGTGAAAAGTACGCCCCCCGGCAGGGGGATAGGAGTATTAGAACCTTGGTTCTAAGTATTATTTCTTGCTTTCAAAGCAAGAGACTTAAAAAGGAGTCGTAGAACCTCGGTTCTAAATACCCGCCCCGCCTCGCGGCAGAGGCGAAAAGATGATTTTTTGTGGAAATATATTGAAATAACATTTACATTATGATATGATTATTATAACAGCGCAAAGAAAAAACGCGGTCCTTCATGCGGCGACGAAAGAATACGTTTTATGATTTGCGGTCAAAAAAGCACAGAATAAAAGAACAGAGAGGAGCGGGCGTTATGAAAAAGAAGATTTTAAGTCTTATAGTGGCGATATTCGTGCTGCTTACGATGCTTCCTGTGATGGGCTTGGCAACTGATACGCCGCCTGCGGTCGATATTACCGAGATAAGCTACATGGGCGGCGCAGTGAGCCTTGCATGGGCAGGACAGGACGGCGTTGACGGCTACCGCGTGTACCGTAAGACGGGCACGGGCAAGTGGACCGTGATACTTTCGTCCACGACGGGCACATCGTATACCGACAGCACGGTGACTGAAGGCGCGACGTATTCGTATACCGTTCGCTCTTTTGTAGGCAAGACGTACAGCACGGGCTATGCCGACACTGCAAAAACGATAAAGGCGAAGGCAACTGTTGATCCTGCGCCTGTGACGATAACGCAGGTAAGCTATTCAAACGGCGCAGTGAGCCTTGCATGGCAAGGACAGGACGGCGTTGACGGATATCGCGTATACAGAAAGACGGGCACGGGCAAATGGACGACGGTGCTTTCGTCCACAACGGCGACGAGTTACACCGATACGACGGTGACGGAGGGCGCGACGTATTCGTATACCGTCCGCTCCTTCGTAGGCAAGACGTACAGCACGGGCTATGCCGACACGGCAAAAACGATAAAGGCGAAGACGGCTGTTGATCCTGCGCCTGTGACGATAACCGCGATAAGCTATGCAAACGGCGCGGTAAGCCTTGCATGGGCAGGACAGGACGGCGTTGACGGCTACCGCGTGTACCGAAAGACGGGCACGGGCAAGTGGACGACAGTGCTTTCGTCCACAACGGGCACATCGTATACAGACAGCACGGTGACGGAGGGCGCGACGTATTCGTATACCGTCCGCTCCTTCGTAGGCAAGACGTACAGCACGGGCTATGCCGACACGGCAAAGACGATAAAGGCCGCTACAGCCGCGCCTGACTGCGTGAACATAAACATGATAACGCAGAGCAGCACGGGCGGCATAATGATAGCGTGGGACGGATCCGCGGATGCTGACGGTTACCGCGTATATAAAAAGACGGGCAGCGGAGGCTGGAAGGCGGCGCTTTTAAATACGACCGACACGACGTTCACCGATACCGAAGTGACGCCCGGGGCGACGTATTATTATACGGTACGTGCGGTAAAGGACGGCGTTTGGAGCACAGGCTACAACAACACCGCTAAGAGTTTTAAGGCGGGTACGCCGGGGCTTACGTTTGATAACGGGACCGTGACAGGTATTTCCGATAAGAGCGTGGTAAAGCTTGCGATCCCCGAGTCGATAGACGGCGTTCAAGTGACCGGCATAGGCAGGGACGCATTCAAGGATCTAAGAAGCCTTGCGTCCGTGACTATACCTGACGGCGTGAAGAGTATAGGCGAATATGCTTTTGCATACTGCGGCGCGCTTTCGGCGGTGAATATACCCGGGAGCGTAGAGGCTATAGGCGAAGGCGCGTTTCAAAACTGCACCGCTCTTACGTCTGCAACGATACCGGAAGGTATAAAGAACATTACCGTAAATACGTTTAGAGACTGCGAAAGCCTTACGTCGGTGACTATTCCTGCGGGCGTAACGAGCATTGGCGGCCGTGCGTTCTCCGGCTGCAGCGGCCTTACTTCGGTAACGATACCGGAAGGCGTTGAAAGTATAGGCAATTATGCGTTCTCGGGCTGCGAGAGCCTTACGTCCGTGACGATACCGGAAGGTGTTTCGAGCATAGGTACCGGGGCGTTTGAAAACTGCGAAAACCTTGCGTCGGTCGTGATACCCGACGGCGTGACGGATATAGGCCGGGCTGCGTTTCAAGGCTGCAAAAGCCTTACGTCCGTGACTGTACCGGGAAGCGTAGAGGCTATAGGCAGCTATGCGTTTGAGAACTGCAGCGCGCTTTCGTCGGTGACTATATCGGAAGGCGTTGTAAGGATAGGAAACGATGCGTTCAAAAGATGCGACGCTCTTAAATCCGTTGTAATACCGGGAAGCGTTGAGACTATAGAAAACTATGCGTTCGCATATTGCAGCGGCCTTACTTCGGCGACTATATCCGAGGGCGTCAAGGATATAGGCGGCTGGGCGTTTTTGGGCTGTGCAAGCCTTGCGTCTGTGAATATTCCGGGAAGCGCTGCACGAATAGGAGACTGCGCGTTCGACGACTGCACCGCGCTTACTTCGGCGACTATATCCGAGGGCGTTGAAAAAATTTGCCAGCATGCGTTTGAGAACTGCAGCGCGCTTTCGTCGGTGACTATACCCGAAAGCGTAAAGGATATAGAGAACGGCGCGTTTTGGGGATGCGGCAGTCTTACGTCTGTGGATATTCCCGGAAGCGTCAAAAACATAGGAGAACGTGCGTTTTATAATTGCGAAAGCCTAAAGTCCGTTACGATAAATGAAGGCGTTGAGAGCATAGGCTTGGAAGCGTTCGCAAACTGCGGCGCTCTTACGACAGCGACCATCCCGCAGAGCGTGACGTATATAGGCGGTCAGGCGTTCGCAAGCTGCGAAAGTCTTGCATCCGTGGCGATCCCCGAGGGTGTCGGCGGCATAGAAGAGGGTACGTTCGCATATTGCAGCGCTCTTACGAAGGTTATTATCCCGGCGAGCGTGACGTACATAGGAAACGGTGC harbors:
- a CDS encoding leucine-rich repeat protein, whose product is MKKKILSLIVAIFVLLTMLPVMGLATDTPPAVDITEISYMGGAVSLAWAGQDGVDGYRVYRKTGTGKWTVILSSTTGTSYTDSTVTEGATYSYTVRSFVGKTYSTGYADTAKTIKAKATVDPAPVTITQVSYSNGAVSLAWQGQDGVDGYRVYRKTGTGKWTTVLSSTTATSYTDTTVTEGATYSYTVRSFVGKTYSTGYADTAKTIKAKTAVDPAPVTITAISYANGAVSLAWAGQDGVDGYRVYRKTGTGKWTTVLSSTTGTSYTDSTVTEGATYSYTVRSFVGKTYSTGYADTAKTIKAATAAPDCVNINMITQSSTGGIMIAWDGSADADGYRVYKKTGSGGWKAALLNTTDTTFTDTEVTPGATYYYTVRAVKDGVWSTGYNNTAKSFKAGTPGLTFDNGTVTGISDKSVVKLAIPESIDGVQVTGIGRDAFKDLRSLASVTIPDGVKSIGEYAFAYCGALSAVNIPGSVEAIGEGAFQNCTALTSATIPEGIKNITVNTFRDCESLTSVTIPAGVTSIGGRAFSGCSGLTSVTIPEGVESIGNYAFSGCESLTSVTIPEGVSSIGTGAFENCENLASVVIPDGVTDIGRAAFQGCKSLTSVTVPGSVEAIGSYAFENCSALSSVTISEGVVRIGNDAFKRCDALKSVVIPGSVETIENYAFAYCSGLTSATISEGVKDIGGWAFLGCASLASVNIPGSAARIGDCAFDDCTALTSATISEGVEKICQHAFENCSALSSVTIPESVKDIENGAFWGCGSLTSVDIPGSVKNIGERAFYNCESLKSVTINEGVESIGLEAFANCGALTTATIPQSVTYIGGQAFASCESLASVAIPEGVGGIEEGTFAYCSALTKVIIPASVTYIGNGAFVNCESLTDIYYAGTAEQWGSVSVGRSNIYLTGAEIHYNSAE